One stretch of Clavibacter michiganensis DNA includes these proteins:
- a CDS encoding succinate dehydrogenase hydrophobic membrane anchor subunit — protein sequence MSDIAQQVSIERPRQPRQPRKQGGVNWEKWGWMYMRASGVVLVVLIFGHLYVNLINGEGIKAIDFAFVGGKLSDPFWKVWDIALLWLAVIHGANGMRTLVNDYAASPRTRTILKGALVTSTVVLLVLGTLVVFTFDPCPAGQPADLLPSFCGDL from the coding sequence ATGAGCGACATCGCACAGCAGGTGAGCATCGAGCGTCCCCGCCAGCCCCGGCAGCCGCGCAAGCAGGGCGGCGTGAACTGGGAGAAGTGGGGCTGGATGTACATGCGCGCCTCGGGCGTCGTGCTCGTCGTGCTCATCTTCGGCCACCTCTACGTCAACCTCATCAACGGCGAGGGCATCAAGGCCATCGACTTCGCCTTCGTCGGCGGCAAGCTCTCCGACCCGTTCTGGAAGGTGTGGGACATCGCGCTGCTCTGGCTCGCGGTCATCCACGGCGCCAACGGCATGCGCACCCTCGTGAACGACTACGCCGCGTCGCCCCGCACCCGCACGATCCTCAAGGGCGCGCTCGTGACGTCCACGGTCGTCCTGCTGGTGCTCGGCACGCTGGTCGTCTTCACCTTCGACCCGTGCCCCGCCGGCCAGCCCGCCGACCTGCTCCCCTCCTTCTGCGGCGACCTGTAG
- the sdhC gene encoding succinate dehydrogenase, cytochrome b556 subunit, translated as MSIKTAGTREPHIARAPKVPAGTLYRGREGMWSWVLHRITGVSIFFFLLVHVLDTSLIRVSPEAYNAVIGTYKNPVMGIGEVALVGAIGFHALNGLRIILIDFWRFGAKHQRLMFYVVIGLWVVLMAGFVPRHLINVFSEAGWI; from the coding sequence GTGTCCATCAAGACGGCAGGAACCCGCGAACCGCACATCGCTCGCGCACCGAAGGTCCCCGCGGGGACGCTGTACCGGGGCCGCGAGGGCATGTGGTCATGGGTGCTGCACCGCATCACCGGCGTGTCCATCTTCTTCTTCCTCCTGGTGCACGTGCTCGACACGAGCCTCATCCGCGTGAGCCCCGAGGCGTACAACGCGGTCATCGGGACCTACAAGAACCCCGTCATGGGCATCGGCGAGGTCGCGCTCGTCGGCGCCATCGGGTTCCACGCGCTCAACGGGCTGCGGATCATCCTCATCGACTTCTGGCGCTTCGGCGCCAAGCACCAGCGCCTCATGTTCTACGTGGTCATCGGGCTGTGGGTCGTGCTCATGGCCGGCTTCGTGCCGCGCCACCTCATCAACGTGTTCAGCGAAGCGGGATGGATCTGA
- a CDS encoding glycosyltransferase family 4 protein → MRVAVVSESFLPTVNGVTTSVCRVLEHLRDRGHQAIVIAPDAGAPSEFAGFPVHGVPAFAYRQFPVGIPNPQVLRLLTDFAPDVLHAASPLFLGAQAIAAATRIDTPSVAIFQTDVAGYARRNRLAATAPYVWRLVRWIHQGADLTLAPSSAAAADLAAAGVERVARWGRGVDLDRYHPRNRAMEDAVALRHRVAPGGETVVGYVGRIAPEKQLERLQALRGIRGVRFLIAGDGPSQASARRALAGMPVTWLGRVGGRELAAAYAAMDVFVHTGTEETFGQTVQEAHASGLPVVAPHAGGPIDLVDHGTDGFLFDPASPRDAHLRRLVDELVASEPMRLRMGEAGRRAVLGRSWATIGDELIGHYGRAVSARRSALHANDAAGAGPVPVVA, encoded by the coding sequence ATGCGCGTAGCCGTCGTCAGCGAGAGCTTCCTCCCCACCGTCAACGGCGTGACCACGAGCGTCTGCCGGGTGCTCGAGCACCTGCGGGACCGCGGGCACCAGGCCATCGTGATCGCCCCGGACGCCGGCGCCCCGTCCGAGTTCGCGGGCTTCCCCGTCCACGGCGTGCCCGCCTTCGCCTACCGGCAGTTCCCGGTCGGGATCCCCAACCCCCAGGTGCTGCGCCTCCTCACCGACTTCGCGCCGGACGTGCTGCACGCCGCGTCGCCCCTCTTCCTGGGGGCGCAGGCCATCGCCGCCGCGACGCGCATCGACACGCCCTCCGTCGCCATCTTCCAGACCGACGTCGCGGGCTACGCGCGCCGGAACAGGCTGGCCGCGACCGCGCCGTACGTGTGGCGGCTCGTGCGCTGGATCCACCAGGGCGCCGACCTGACCCTCGCGCCCTCGAGCGCCGCGGCCGCCGACCTCGCCGCGGCGGGCGTCGAGCGCGTCGCCCGCTGGGGCCGCGGCGTCGACCTCGACCGCTACCACCCGCGCAACCGGGCCATGGAGGACGCGGTCGCGCTGCGGCACCGCGTCGCGCCGGGCGGCGAGACGGTCGTCGGCTACGTGGGGCGCATCGCCCCCGAGAAGCAGCTCGAGCGCCTCCAGGCCCTCCGCGGGATCCGCGGCGTGCGCTTCCTCATCGCCGGCGACGGCCCGAGCCAGGCCTCCGCCCGCCGCGCCCTGGCGGGCATGCCCGTCACGTGGCTCGGCCGCGTGGGCGGTCGCGAGCTCGCGGCCGCGTACGCCGCCATGGACGTGTTCGTGCACACCGGCACCGAGGAGACGTTCGGCCAGACCGTGCAGGAGGCGCACGCGTCCGGCCTCCCGGTGGTCGCGCCGCACGCCGGCGGCCCCATCGACCTCGTCGACCACGGCACGGACGGGTTCCTCTTCGATCCCGCCTCACCGCGGGACGCGCACCTGCGACGGCTGGTGGACGAGCTCGTCGCGAGCGAGCCCATGCGCCTGCGGATGGGCGAGGCCGGTCGACGGGCGGTCCTCGGCCGCTCCTGGGCCACGATCGGCGACGAGCTCATCGGGCACTACGGCCGCGCCGTCTCGGCCCGCCGCTCGGCGCTGCACGCGAACGACGCCGCGGGCGCCGGGCCCGTCCCCGTCGTCGCCTGA
- a CDS encoding mannose-1-phosphate guanylyltransferase, which produces MTEQTSAISRFYSVIPAGGVGSRLWPLSRADAPKFLHDLTGSGRTLLRDTWERLAPLSGEDRIMVVTGRAHRAAVEAQLPELTDPNVVLESEGRDSTAAIALAAAILQRREPGVIIGSFAADHVIADPDRFRDTVREAVIAADAGYITTIGITPTEPATGFGYIHTGKALSIPDAPHALEVASFVEKPSIGVARGYVKGGTHLWNAGMFIARADRLLEELGRTEPELLKGVLELAEAWDTADRGLVVDRVWPNLKKIAIDYAVAEPAAARGALAVIPGRFTWDDVGDFASVAKMHSSGRKSDLVILGEDARVLSDASSGIVVANSKRVISLIGVRDIVVVDTPDALLVTTKENAQRVKSVVDALKLSGGTDVL; this is translated from the coding sequence ATGACCGAGCAGACGAGCGCGATCTCCCGTTTCTACAGCGTGATCCCCGCGGGGGGCGTGGGCTCCCGCCTCTGGCCGCTGTCCCGCGCGGACGCCCCGAAGTTCCTGCACGACCTCACCGGCTCCGGCCGCACGCTGCTCCGCGACACGTGGGAGCGTCTCGCCCCGCTGTCCGGCGAGGACCGGATCATGGTCGTCACCGGCCGCGCCCACCGCGCCGCCGTCGAGGCCCAGCTGCCCGAGCTCACCGACCCGAACGTGGTCCTCGAGAGCGAGGGGCGCGACAGCACCGCCGCGATCGCGCTCGCGGCGGCCATCCTCCAGCGCCGCGAGCCGGGCGTCATCATCGGCTCGTTCGCGGCCGACCACGTCATCGCCGACCCGGACCGCTTCCGCGACACCGTGCGCGAGGCCGTCATCGCCGCCGACGCCGGCTACATCACCACCATCGGCATCACGCCCACCGAGCCTGCCACCGGCTTCGGCTACATCCACACCGGCAAGGCGCTCAGCATCCCGGACGCCCCGCACGCCCTCGAGGTCGCGTCGTTCGTGGAGAAGCCGAGCATCGGCGTCGCCCGCGGCTACGTGAAGGGCGGCACGCACCTCTGGAATGCGGGCATGTTCATCGCCCGCGCGGACCGCCTGCTCGAGGAGCTCGGCCGCACCGAGCCCGAGCTGCTGAAGGGCGTGCTCGAGCTCGCCGAGGCGTGGGACACCGCCGACCGCGGTCTCGTCGTCGACCGCGTGTGGCCGAACCTCAAGAAGATCGCGATCGACTACGCCGTCGCCGAGCCCGCCGCCGCCCGGGGCGCGCTCGCCGTGATCCCCGGCCGCTTCACCTGGGACGACGTGGGCGACTTCGCCTCCGTCGCCAAGATGCACTCCAGCGGCCGCAAGTCCGACCTCGTGATCCTGGGGGAGGACGCGCGCGTCCTGTCCGACGCGTCGAGCGGCATCGTCGTGGCCAACAGCAAGCGCGTGATCAGCCTCATCGGCGTGCGCGACATCGTCGTGGTGGACACCCCCGACGCCCTGCTCGTGACCACCAAGGAGAACGCGCAGCGCGTCAAGAGCGTGGTGGACGCGCTCAAGCTCAGCGGCGGGACGGACGTCCTGTAA
- a CDS encoding BMP family lipoprotein has protein sequence MPRTRRAVRAAILPIALLSAAALAGCGAAPETGTTSAAASDYCARMVTNSGGLQDRSFNQSSWEGLQRAEKELGIQADVLVSTSETDLAPNVEQAVGTGCGFILTVGYELAEATSAAAAENPDVHFSIVDEVVDAPNVKPLVFDTAQASYLAGYLAAGVSQTGKVGTFGGGNQPPVTLFMDGFVDGVAAYNQAHGTSVVALGWDAAAQDGTFTGDFEDVSKGQTTTQNLLDQGADVIMPVAGQVGEGAASAILAHGSGKLIWVDNDGYDTLPAEYRPLLLTSVLKDTGQAVVDIVADDQKGSFTSEPYVGTLANGGVGLAQYHDLAAAVSPELQSELDALKARIVSGDVQVKSVSTP, from the coding sequence ATGCCCCGCACCCGCCGCGCCGTCCGCGCCGCCATCCTGCCCATCGCCCTCCTCTCCGCCGCGGCCCTCGCCGGGTGCGGCGCGGCCCCCGAGACCGGCACCACCTCGGCCGCCGCGAGCGACTACTGCGCCCGCATGGTCACCAACTCCGGCGGCCTGCAGGACCGCTCCTTCAACCAGTCGAGCTGGGAGGGGCTGCAGCGCGCGGAGAAGGAGCTCGGGATCCAGGCCGACGTCCTCGTCTCGACCTCGGAGACGGACCTCGCCCCGAACGTCGAGCAGGCGGTGGGCACGGGCTGCGGCTTCATCCTCACCGTCGGCTACGAGCTGGCGGAGGCCACGTCGGCGGCGGCCGCGGAGAACCCGGACGTGCACTTCTCCATCGTGGACGAGGTCGTCGACGCCCCGAACGTCAAGCCGCTCGTCTTCGACACGGCGCAGGCGTCCTACCTCGCGGGCTACCTCGCGGCGGGCGTGAGCCAGACGGGCAAGGTCGGCACCTTCGGCGGCGGCAACCAGCCGCCCGTCACCCTCTTCATGGACGGCTTCGTCGACGGGGTGGCCGCGTACAACCAGGCGCACGGCACGAGCGTCGTCGCGCTCGGCTGGGACGCCGCCGCGCAGGACGGCACCTTCACCGGCGACTTCGAGGACGTGTCGAAGGGCCAGACCACCACGCAGAACCTGCTCGACCAGGGCGCCGACGTGATCATGCCGGTCGCCGGCCAGGTGGGGGAGGGCGCGGCCTCGGCGATCCTCGCGCACGGCAGCGGCAAGCTCATCTGGGTCGACAACGACGGCTACGACACGCTGCCCGCCGAGTACCGGCCGCTCCTGCTCACGAGCGTGCTCAAGGACACGGGCCAGGCCGTGGTCGACATCGTGGCCGACGACCAGAAGGGGTCGTTCACGTCGGAGCCGTACGTGGGCACGCTCGCGAACGGCGGCGTGGGCCTCGCGCAGTACCACGACCTCGCCGCCGCGGTGTCGCCCGAGCTGCAGTCCGAGCTCGACGCGCTGAAGGCCCGCATCGTGTCCGGCGACGTGCAGGTGAAGTCGGTCTCGACCCCGTAG